Below is a genomic region from Asterias amurensis chromosome 4, ASM3211899v1.
cataagaacttacatggtaactagcaatggagagctgctgatcgtataaaacatggtgagaaaccaCTCTCTCTGAATCAAAcaatgaaagacttcaggcctgaaaccttttacTAGACATCTGACAGCATCtcaacaatttgtgcaacaagggtgtttttttttctttcattattatcttgccaCTTCAGTGACCATTTGAGTCATAAATTTtagttttgttatttaatgcataggttgagatacaccaagtgagaataatggtctttgctaattactgaaggtgtccagtgcctttaacagtaaAAAGATACAACCATTTCTTTGGAGGATAGTAAATTTATAGTAAAGCTTTCagattttgataaaaaacagTCATGTGCCGATCAAATCATCTGAAACGACTTGAATATTTCTAATCAGTTGTTTATCAAGGTTTATCCTCATCgagaaaatgaatattttaataAATCTTACGCATGATGTCATTTCAGACGGTTGCCCCAAAGTTCAAAAGGAGAAAGCTCATTGGCTGATCCTGTGGACCGTGTGTAATGCGTTTCCATTACTTCATCATCGTTTTACATCTAAGATGGCGGCATGATGACGCCAGTGCATAAGGTCCACAAAAGTCTTACAATTTCTATTGTGATTTGTTGATATGATGGACATAATTGTATTCTAAAATATATGCGGATAGTAAACGTCATATAAATCAAGTCATGAATTCCAAATATACTTTCATGAGTTTTGAATTAAAAGCAATTATCATATCATCAAACAATGCTAAACACAGAGAAATAATTAATATGATACAAAACCACTGTGATGAAGTACATGAAGAGATAACATGGATACATGCAAGACTCACATGACATGTACAGTTGTAAAGAAAGGACTACATGTATGGTCAATAATTATAATGTCAGTGCATTTTAGCTCTATTGGGGTATTTAACTTCTATGTTCTATTGTTCTCTCATATGATGGACATAATTGTAACCTACAATTTGTGAGGATGGTGAACTTGATGTAAATCAAGTCAAATACATAAGCTGCTTGTGAGAACTCCCAATATCATGAGTTTggtattaaaaacaattatcataatGTTACCTTACAACGCTAAACAACACAGAAAGCAATACTTTAATGGTACAAAAACCACACTGTGATGAAGTATGAAGAATTTGCCTTAGAGAAATATGAGATAAACATGACATTTTTATCCATTCAAGTGTGAATCTTTCAATCTCACTGTTACCCAAGTCTTCGTCAAAAACAGGACTAGGTCAATAATTTTTCCCAACTAATAAGTACATAAAGAATTACAGTACTGGTTTAATCTTTTATAATAAGTAACAATTCTATTAAGAAACATATGCTCTTATTTATCAtcagggccttgtcacacgaggcaacttttgcaggcaacttggaggcaaccaactgcagtgcatgctacaggaccactttggtagcacatgattcaattttaaaacattgtctcACGATCCATAGAAGAAAAATATTAACATTCAAATGGGAATGGcttctcttcttggagattgcctggaactggttgccagtaaattgcctcatgtgacacgGCCCATATAACTAGGAAATTTCCAATGAGCAACATGTCAAGATTGTAATGTGTGTTCGTGTGCATTGGTTTAATTCGCTTTATGGTGAGGCCACTCCACTTGAAGTTTACCCATCTTATGAGCTTCAAATGGACGGCATGGTGAGTTGGCATCAAGGTACCAATGTCTTGACTTCCCTGGATAATGAGCAACTGCTGGTCCATTTATCTCTGTGGTTTCTAGGAGAGACAAGGTTGGTCGGGTTTTGCGAAGAAGTACAACAGAAACCGCACATGATTTCATTGGGCGAAGTTCCAGGGCCGTGGAGTAGTTTTGGATGATGACAGAGTCCTCCCCGGTTGGAAGGGCTGGATTACCATGCCATTCATACAACATATCAAGCCCAGCATTCTTAGCATATTTGCTGAAACATCcccatgtttctttattctTCTCATTGTCAATGTAAATAACAACTGCTCCTGGCTTGAGCTCACGCAGAATAGCCTGAAATAGAACACTTTTTTCTGGATCATCTCGCATGAAGGCAAACACAGCTGAGAAAGACTTGACTAAAGTTAAGATTTCAGCTTTTCTGATGGCATCCAATACAAAGGAGTCAATTGTTGAATCCCTCACAAGATCACATCGGAAGTATTCAACGGGGAATGGCTCTGGCAGTTTGTTGTGAATTTCTTTCCAGGCCGCCTTCCAGCTTGGAAATGCATCTAAGATGCTACACTTG
It encodes:
- the LOC139935739 gene encoding uncharacterized protein; translated protein: MTTSIKNEEAIDLSVLSPESQNAGDFFRDLVSEVLPELLSHVEGQSNQDKAHRVKFALQMISKAYRCKLGDTDPWSRSEWDDSANRCAYVFLYYMQHCHMMYMALQPLLQPSLSGIIQRWRQMNHLRVCCIGGGPAPELVGLMKFFIDTNLIPIAMLKCSILDAFPSWKAAWKEIHNKLPEPFPVEYFRCDLVRDSTIDSFVLDAIRKAEILTLVKSFSAVFAFMRDDPEKSVLFQAILRELKPGAVVIYIDNEKNKETWGCFSKYAKNAGLDMLYEWHGNPALPTGEDSVIIQNYSTALELRPMKSCAVSVVLLRKTRPTLSLLETTEINGPAVAHYPGKSRHWYLDANSPCRPFEAHKMGKLQVEWPHHKAN